TATAACAGTTACAGCTACCTCGTGATCTACGCGGCGCTGATCCTGTTCTTCACCTACTTCTACACCGCGATCACCTTCAACGTCCAGGATCTCTCGGACAACATGAAGAAATACGGCGGCTTCATTCCCGGCATCCGCGCTGGCCGGCCGACCGTCGATTATCTCGAAAAGACCCTGTCCCGCATCACGCTGGCGGGCGGTATCTTCCTCGCGATCATTGCCGTGATCCCGAACATCCTGATCAAGGTCATGAACGTCCAGTTCTACTTCGGCGGAACCGCGCTGCTGATCGTTGTCGGCGTCGCGATGGACACCATGCGCCAGCTCGAATCGCACCTCGTCACCCGACACTACGAGGGCTTCATGAAGAAGCGGGGCCTGCGGTGAGCAAGCGGCTGAACCTGATCTTCCTGGGGCCTCCGGGCGCCGGGAAGGGCACGCAGGCGAAGATGATGGTTGACACCTACGGTGTTCCGCAGGTGTCAACCGGCGACATGCTCCGCGCGGCGATCGCGAGCGGATCCGAACTCGGAAAGAAAGTGCAGTCGTTCGTGACATCGGGCGGCCTCGTTCCCGACGAGCTCGTCCTTTCGGTGCTGCTCAAGCGCATCGAGGACGCGGACTGTGCGAAGGGGTTCATCCTCGACGGGTTTCCGAGAACGGTCGGCCAGGCGCAGGAGCTCGACAAGGCCCTTGCAACGATCGGCGGCGTCACGGGCGTGATCGCCATCACCGTTCCCGACGAAGATCTCATCGAGCGTCTGACAGGGCGGCGTACCTGCAAGGGGTGCTCGGCCCCCTACCACGTGAAGTTCACGCCTTCGAAACGGGAAGGCGTCTGCGACAAGTGCGGCGGCGAGCTCATCCAGCGGAAGGATGACACGGTCGAGGTTATCTCGAACCGGCTGAAGGTCTATCACGACCAGACGTCGCCGCTGATCGAATACTACGGATCTCGCAAGCTCCTTCACAAAGTTGAAGGAAGCGGGAAAATCGAGATGATTTTTTCGAAGATTCGTGGTATAATTGACTCTCTCAAACAGCCTTGATTCCGCTGAAAACCCCTGCGGAACTCGGGGTGATGCAGGAGAACGGGGGCATCCTTGCCACCGTTCTCGAAGGTGTGAAACTACTGGTCAATCCCGGTGTTACCACCTATGAACTGGACCGATTCGCCGAAGATGCGATACGCAAGGCCGGCGCCGTTCCTGCGTTCAAGGGGTACCGCGGTTACCCGTCGACGTTGTGCTGCAGCGTCAACGAGCAGGTGGTACACGGATTTCCCTCGAAGAAGCGCAAGCTGCAGGACGGCGACATCATCAGCCTTGACATCGGATTGAAGCGCGGCGGGCTGTTTTCCGACATGGCGGTGACCCTGCCGGTCGGGAAGACGAGCGACGCCGTCACTCGATTCCTCGAGATCACGGAGAAGTCCCTGTGGGAGGGCATCAAGCAGGCCCGCCCCGGGAACAGGCTCGGCGACATCTCGAACGCCATCCAGTCGTATGTCGAGCATCGCGGTTTTTCCGTGGTGCGCGATTACGTCGGGCATGGCATCGGACATCGGCTCCATGAAGAACCGGCGCTCCCGAACTTCGGTCCTCCCCATGTCGGACCGCGGCTGGAAGTGGGGATGGTGCTGGCGATCGAACCCATGGTGAATATGGGCGCCTATGCGGTTCGAGTCCTGGACGACGGGTGGACCGTTGTGACCGCAGACGGAAGTCTTTCGGCTCACTTTGAACACTCGGTTGCGGTGACCAGCGATGGCCCCCGCGTGCTGACCAATCTGCCGGTCAGGTAATCTTGGAGGAAGTCATTGGAATGACCAAAGCGGATACCATTCAGGTCGGCGGGAAGGTGCTGGAGCCTCTTCCCAATGCCATGTTCAAAGTGGAGCTGGAGAACGGTCACGTCGTTCTGGCCCACATCTCCGGGAAGATGCGGATGCACTACATCCGTATTCTGCCGGGCGACAAGGTGACGGTGGAGCTGAC
This region of Candidatus Ozemobacteraceae bacterium genomic DNA includes:
- the map gene encoding type I methionyl aminopeptidase, yielding MIPLKTPAELGVMQENGGILATVLEGVKLLVNPGVTTYELDRFAEDAIRKAGAVPAFKGYRGYPSTLCCSVNEQVVHGFPSKKRKLQDGDIISLDIGLKRGGLFSDMAVTLPVGKTSDAVTRFLEITEKSLWEGIKQARPGNRLGDISNAIQSYVEHRGFSVVRDYVGHGIGHRLHEEPALPNFGPPHVGPRLEVGMVLAIEPMVNMGAYAVRVLDDGWTVVTADGSLSAHFEHSVAVTSDGPRVLTNLPVR
- the infA gene encoding translation initiation factor IF-1 — its product is MTKADTIQVGGKVLEPLPNAMFKVELENGHVVLAHISGKMRMHYIRILPGDKVTVELTPYDLSRGRIVYRFK
- a CDS encoding adenylate kinase encodes the protein MNLIFLGPPGAGKGTQAKMMVDTYGVPQVSTGDMLRAAIASGSELGKKVQSFVTSGGLVPDELVLSVLLKRIEDADCAKGFILDGFPRTVGQAQELDKALATIGGVTGVIAITVPDEDLIERLTGRRTCKGCSAPYHVKFTPSKREGVCDKCGGELIQRKDDTVEVISNRLKVYHDQTSPLIEYYGSRKLLHKVEGSGKIEMIFSKIRGIIDSLKQP